A part of Astyanax mexicanus isolate ESR-SI-001 chromosome 2, AstMex3_surface, whole genome shotgun sequence genomic DNA contains:
- the LOC103027718 gene encoding aldo-keto reductase family 1 member D1 isoform X2 encodes MSFTTLTAENHSIPLSDGNRIPIIGLGTYGDPRTLWNTFHPPELVRPALERTLKTLQLDYVDLYIIEFPAAFKPGDEFYPKDKDGKYIYHETDLCATWEALEACKDAGLTKSLGVSNFNRRQLELILNKTGLKHRPVSNQVECHPYFTQPRLLEFCRQNDIVIVGYSPLGTSRDASWVNLKCPPMLEDEVLISIGRKYNKNTAQVALRFNAQRGVVVIPKSFSPQRIRDNFQIFDFSLTDEEMKAIEGLNKNIRFVELLMWSDHPEYPFHDEY; translated from the exons ATGAGCTTCACAACACTGACAGCTGAGAACCACTCCATCCCATTAAGTGATGGTAACAGGATACCCATCATCGGACTCGGGACCTATGGGGATCCACGCACA CTTTGGAACACCTTCCACCCACCTGAGCTGGTTAGACCTGCATTAGAGAGAACTCTGAAGACTCTACAGCTGGATTATGTTGATCTGTACATTATTGAGTTTCCTGCTGCGTTTAAG cCAGGTGATGAATTCTACCCTAAAGATAAAGATGGGAAATACATCTATCATGAGACAGATCTGTGTGCTACATGGGAG GCACTGGAGGCTTGCAAAGATGCAGGATTGACCAAATCACTTGGAGTTTCAAACTTCAATCGAAGACAGCTGGAGCTGATTTTAAACAAAACTGGACTAAAACATCGACCAGTTTCCAACCAG GTTGAGTGCCATCCCTACTTCACTCAGCCCAGGCTGCTGGAGTTCTGTCGGCAGAATGATATTGTGATTGTGGGCTACAGTCCTCTCGGAACCTCTCGAGATGCTTCCTG GGTGAACCTCAAATGTCCTCCGATGTTGGAAGATGAGGTTCTGATCTCCATTGGGAGAAAATACAATAAGAACACAGCTCAGGTTGCTCTGAGGTTTAACGCTCAGAGAGGCGTGGTCGTCATCCCCAAGAGCTTCAGTCCTCAACGCATCCGAGACAATTTTCAG ATTTTTGATTTCTCTCTCACTGATGAAGAAATGAAGGCCATCGAGGGACTAAACAAAAATATTCGTTTTGTGGAGCTCCTCAT GTGGAGTGACCATCCTGAGTATCCATTTCACGATGAGTACTAA
- the LOC103027718 gene encoding aldo-keto reductase family 1 member D1 isoform X1: protein MSFTTLTAENHSIPLSDGNRIPIIGLGTYGDPRTTQKGTAKQSVKLAIDAGYRHFDGALVYFNEHEVGQAIREKIADGTVRREDIFYCGKLWNTFHPPELVRPALERTLKTLQLDYVDLYIIEFPAAFKPGDEFYPKDKDGKYIYHETDLCATWEALEACKDAGLTKSLGVSNFNRRQLELILNKTGLKHRPVSNQVECHPYFTQPRLLEFCRQNDIVIVGYSPLGTSRDASWVNLKCPPMLEDEVLISIGRKYNKNTAQVALRFNAQRGVVVIPKSFSPQRIRDNFQIFDFSLTDEEMKAIEGLNKNIRFVELLM from the exons ATGAGCTTCACAACACTGACAGCTGAGAACCACTCCATCCCATTAAGTGATGGTAACAGGATACCCATCATCGGACTCGGGACCTATGGGGATCCACGCACA ACACAGAAAGGTACTGCCAAGCAGTCTGTGAAGCTGGCAATAGATGCTGGCTACAGACACTTTGATGGAGCTTTGGTTTATTTTAATGAGCATGAGGTTGGACAGGCCATTCGGGAGAAGATTGCAGATGGAACTGTCAGGCGAGAGGACATCTTTTACTGTGGAAAG CTTTGGAACACCTTCCACCCACCTGAGCTGGTTAGACCTGCATTAGAGAGAACTCTGAAGACTCTACAGCTGGATTATGTTGATCTGTACATTATTGAGTTTCCTGCTGCGTTTAAG cCAGGTGATGAATTCTACCCTAAAGATAAAGATGGGAAATACATCTATCATGAGACAGATCTGTGTGCTACATGGGAG GCACTGGAGGCTTGCAAAGATGCAGGATTGACCAAATCACTTGGAGTTTCAAACTTCAATCGAAGACAGCTGGAGCTGATTTTAAACAAAACTGGACTAAAACATCGACCAGTTTCCAACCAG GTTGAGTGCCATCCCTACTTCACTCAGCCCAGGCTGCTGGAGTTCTGTCGGCAGAATGATATTGTGATTGTGGGCTACAGTCCTCTCGGAACCTCTCGAGATGCTTCCTG GGTGAACCTCAAATGTCCTCCGATGTTGGAAGATGAGGTTCTGATCTCCATTGGGAGAAAATACAATAAGAACACAGCTCAGGTTGCTCTGAGGTTTAACGCTCAGAGAGGCGTGGTCGTCATCCCCAAGAGCTTCAGTCCTCAACGCATCCGAGACAATTTTCAG ATTTTTGATTTCTCTCTCACTGATGAAGAAATGAAGGCCATCGAGGGACTAAACAAAAATATTCGTTTTGTGGAGCTCCTCATGTGA